A section of the Hydrogenobacter sp. genome encodes:
- the argB gene encoding acetylglutamate kinase gives MKENTIHHLVEKARILQSALPYIKKFYGKTFVIKYGGSAMIEESLRESFAKDILLLRYVGIKVIVVHGGGPQISATLERFGIKSIFVGGMRKTDEDTMHVVEMVLAGDINKDIVALINKHSGDQIYAVGLSGRDGNLIKARKLNKDEYFKELGLDIPKEDIGFVGEVISINTHLLQTLMENNYIPVIAPVGVGMQGEAYNINADLVASEVAKHIKAEKLIFLTDTEGIKDQKGDVISSLSKEQAHRLIKEGIIKGGMIPKVKSSLKALENGVKKVHIVDGRLQHSILLEVFTEEGVGTEIVS, from the coding sequence ATGAAAGAAAACACCATACACCACCTTGTAGAAAAAGCCAGAATACTCCAATCAGCACTTCCATACATAAAAAAGTTTTACGGTAAAACGTTCGTGATCAAGTACGGTGGATCTGCTATGATAGAAGAGAGCCTCAGAGAAAGCTTTGCTAAAGACATATTGCTACTCAGGTATGTGGGTATAAAAGTTATAGTGGTACATGGTGGAGGACCTCAGATCAGCGCTACACTTGAAAGGTTCGGAATAAAATCCATTTTCGTAGGAGGCATGAGAAAAACTGACGAAGATACTATGCACGTAGTAGAAATGGTGCTTGCTGGAGATATAAACAAAGACATAGTAGCTCTTATAAACAAACACAGCGGAGATCAGATATATGCGGTAGGTCTTTCGGGAAGAGATGGAAATCTTATAAAAGCAAGAAAGTTAAATAAAGATGAATACTTCAAGGAGTTGGGACTTGATATTCCCAAAGAGGACATAGGTTTTGTCGGAGAGGTTATAAGCATAAATACCCATCTTTTACAGACCTTAATGGAAAACAACTACATACCCGTTATAGCACCTGTAGGAGTAGGCATGCAAGGTGAAGCGTACAATATAAACGCAGATCTGGTAGCATCCGAAGTGGCAAAACACATAAAAGCCGAAAAGCTCATATTCCTGACTGATACGGAAGGTATAAAGGATCAAAAGGGAGATGTTATATCTTCCTTGAGCAAAGAACAAGCGCACAGGCTTATAAAGGAAGGTATTATAAAAGGAGGAATGATACCTAAGGTAAAGAGTTCCCTAAAAGCTCTTGAAAATGGCGTTAAAAAGGTACATATAGTGGACGGTAGACTTCAGCACTCAATACTATTAGAAGTATTCACTGAGGAGGGTGTAGGTACAGAAATAGTGAGCTAA
- the rfaD gene encoding ADP-glyceromanno-heptose 6-epimerase yields MRVLVTGGAGFIGSNIAKEIERRFERSKVYVLDNFSSGNFKNLLSFKGEVITGDIRDARLWEWMIKEYEFDVIFHNAAITDTTVTDQKLMMENNADSFRHVLRSALFWKAKVIYASSAGVYGNTPPPMREDGQLKPENIYGFSKLIMDRIALSFLEKHNEIKVIGFRYFNVYGEGESFKGKSASMIYQIYTKISSKEKPRLFKWGEQKRDFVYIRDVVKANMLALEKDVSGIFNIGTGESRSFNEIVDILSKELGVKTQVEYFDCPYDFYQNHTEADISKAKQVLGYSPEFSLEEGIRDYLRSLQS; encoded by the coding sequence ATTAGAGTGCTTGTAACTGGAGGAGCGGGCTTCATAGGTTCTAACATAGCCAAAGAGATAGAGCGCAGATTTGAACGCTCAAAGGTTTACGTACTTGATAACTTTTCCTCCGGAAACTTCAAGAACTTGTTAAGTTTTAAAGGTGAAGTTATCACTGGTGATATAAGGGACGCCCGGCTTTGGGAGTGGATGATAAAAGAGTACGAGTTTGATGTAATATTTCATAACGCTGCAATAACAGATACTACGGTTACTGATCAAAAGCTCATGATGGAAAACAATGCGGACAGCTTCAGACACGTATTAAGATCGGCTCTCTTTTGGAAAGCTAAGGTTATATACGCATCATCGGCTGGTGTTTATGGAAACACACCCCCTCCCATGAGGGAAGACGGACAACTAAAGCCGGAAAATATCTACGGATTTTCCAAGCTTATTATGGATAGGATCGCTCTGAGCTTTTTGGAGAAACACAACGAAATCAAAGTGATAGGCTTTAGATACTTTAACGTTTATGGTGAAGGGGAATCTTTTAAAGGCAAGTCAGCCAGCATGATCTACCAGATATACACAAAGATCTCTTCAAAAGAAAAACCCAGACTGTTCAAGTGGGGAGAGCAAAAAAGAGACTTTGTTTATATAAGGGATGTGGTTAAAGCTAACATGCTTGCATTAGAAAAGGATGTATCTGGTATCTTCAATATAGGTACAGGGGAAAGTAGGAGTTTTAACGAGATTGTTGATATCCTCAGCAAAGAACTTGGTGTAAAAACACAGGTTGAGTATTTTGACTGTCCGTACGATTTTTACCAAAACCATACGGAAGCTGATATAAGTAAGGCAAAGCAAGTTCTCGGATATTCACCAGAATTTTCACTTGAGGAAGGTATAAGGGATTACCTGAGGAGCTTACAATCATGA